The sequence below is a genomic window from Wyeomyia smithii strain HCP4-BCI-WySm-NY-G18 chromosome 1, ASM2978416v1, whole genome shotgun sequence.
aaaattataaagAGCTCTCTAACAAACCTGGAATCGCAGAAGAACTCACCCCAAGTGATTAAGAGAACGACATGTGGAGCTACAAGCCAGCGGCCTCTTGAGGAATCAGTTGGAGTAGAGTACGCCATGAATTATATCGCTCGATCGGTTTTGGAAAGTAACCCCGAAATGGGCATTTACACCTATGAAATTGAAGACACTTCGGAAGACGACTGatatgataaaatattttgaagatcTCTCTAacgggggagctgcgtagccgcaaggttacagagtccgctttgtcaagcgaatggtcgtgggttcgaatcttagtagaatcaggccatccgatgtcaaaaaggacttttaagcatgggtttattctcacgctccccaccagttacccttcctttacgctgaaatctacaaatacctttgcgtgacttcctcttaacaaagaaaataagtccctcttatcaataaaactggcccagaaggacgcacgacgaaacttctccagggaattataattggtgatatttggcaagaggaacgagtatcggcatagtagaacagtaagcgtgtaaggaagagtatcacattaacacacaagcactgatgaacaataataataagcatgctacttctcaatagaggtattgctattaacagaagtgcgggatacagcagacacccgggcatatctcacaatagatctacgattctggtcgcagtgaagaagtccatacagaaaaaaaaacaacaacggtGGGCTAGTTTAGTTAATCTATGACAATACCTGGGAGAtacatattgttcctgatattATCATAGTACAACAATATAATGCATTCCATatgatttcaaacaaaatctaTACATTTTCCTATGTTAAACTGTGTTCAATtggttgttgtgacgtcacgaTCTCAGTATGCGAAAAATGTTGCTGCGTAACACTTGCAACCACGCTCATCTGCCGCCCCTTCGTATATACCGCGTATATATAATATATTCGTATATATAATTGGTTGAGAATGTCGTTAGAAATTTAGCAATGTcgttatatgtatagatttgaCTGTGCTATTGTCGCAATACAGAATGACAAATATGAGTTttggtatgccgttatagaggaaggtcgtAATAGCGTAATGTCGTTATAAAGcgaagaattttagtataaaactGAGGGGTCTTTGAAaatgtcgctatagcgagatttgtcgttataaaaatgtcattttatAGGGATCCAACTGTATATACCAGatcgaatgtttgaacaacataatgattccatttcttccaaaacacAATACAGAagaaaagtatgtgttttggccagagaAAATACCATCAcagcacgtcaaaaaaaaaaaaaaacacaaacgtttctgaacaaCCACACGACTCCACTTGTACTCcgaatacgcaacccaacgaatcctCCGCAGTATCGTCCAATAGAAGATTTCTCTGGGATTTTTAGTTTCTTCTGTGCAAAAATACCTGGAGATCAACGAATTGCGAACAGTTGATCGGTAGAATCAAGAGCTGCATTCGGAAAACGGACTTGATAACGCTTTTGTTAAGAAAACTTCGTCGGGAGGCCGGTAACAGACCTTTCTCAAATGAACAATATTTTTCGTTAGTTCACAATGAATGTATCTTGATGAGAAATTAAACAGTATTTCTTTAAGTTCTTCCAATTTCTTTTGacagctgtagaaaaaaaatccaaatttttagttttttttttcttgatctaaaaatttttagttgtcacccgtaagttttgttggaaaatcatgttcaagcataatttatcacagctcgttgcgtttcactgtatcgtacgccgcctgaAAGTCTATAaatagatgatgtgtctgcaaattctgttctcgaaacttgtcgaggatctgtcacaACCAAAGGCGTAGAAAGAGCTGAATGCTTTCTCTTGGAGACCGTGTGTAATGACCCTTTAGTAGTTGGTGGGTGCAACGTATGTAACCCAAGCAAGTATATCCGTTTAAAAAGTAGCACTGCAGTCTTCGATCTCCTGGAGGTGAAGGAAGAgatgctgaaaaacaacaaaactactGGAGTGTACCAAATTACCAGAAAGCTGTTAAAATACACTGattagagccgtgcactgggtcattgccaagatttgggagaaaAAACGAGTACTGGAGGAGTGGATGAAAGGTATTGTGTGTCTCATATACACAGAGAGTGACAAGCTGGGGTTCAGCAATTACCGGGTAATCAcactgctgaacgccgcctacgaGATACTCTCCCGAATAatctgccgtcgactatcacaaTTTGCAAAGCCGTTTGtagggcactaccaggcgggatttatgggtgttTGCGCCCTTAAGCAAAGTCCGATTATTGCATAGAAgacatatgaaacatgaaaaaaagagGTTTAAGAAAATGTaatgctaacctcccacctagAGTGTAGCTAGGCTCACTGATAATTGCCTATCAACAATACCAGCACAGATATTcatcggcgcattatggcaggaaatcacGCATACTTTATTCTCCGGAgaacgctccgatcgagtagaattcgccgccgcaccaagttgaccatctacaagaAGCTGATTAGTTCTATACGGCAAAGAAAAATGAACGATCCTTGTGGAGGAACGCGCCCTTACGGTCTTCAAGAGGTAgttgttgcgtaccatcttcggtagACTGGAGGTGAAAAAGGAACGTGGAGAgagcgaatgaaccacgaactgagGACACATCTATCGTCCATATCGTTGTGGTTCAAACGAAAAACTGGTGGAATAAGATGGCAAATAAGTTTATATACTACTCGTACTGTGCAGAAAATGATAGGAAAAGTTCGAAAATTCATCCGAACAGCTGACAAATAATTTCCATGTGTTTTTCgcttgaaaattattgaaactgAGAAATATTCCATAGAACGAACACCAACGGTTTCACTTTATCTTAAGAAAACGATGAATGGAGATCAGTTGGGTGTATAAATGTTTCGGACGAAAAACCTCCGTTGCAGAAACCCCAAAATGAAAGAATATAAACATGGAACGCCAACAACATTATAGTTCAAAATGTGTTCTCTCAATCCTGAATCAATCGATTTAAAGCGTCAATAAAACTTTAACATTAACGTAATAACTTATATACTTTTCAGAAGTATTCAAAACACCTCGAacgaataaaatgaaaattttctagTCTGATCACTCACAGTCAACCTGAGAACACGCAACATTTTCACCGAACATTTGTGATACTTTGgtgtttttaaatattgaagcaaaaaacggtttaaaaaaaataatattgacACTTGCTCGATTTCGACTCCTTCGCCAcagtttaataaaaaaaatacatgtgAAGCGTCAGTCTTtctattcaaatttatttttttaagcacAGTCATTTAAAACGCTTGAGTCACATACTTTCTCTCGAAGGTTCCTAGCAACCAACAGCGCAGTAGGCCGCCCTTATTCGGATTCCAGCCgtttaaaaaaaactccaaTAAGAACGGCTTACTGCAGCGACGCAGAGGATCAGTAAAAATACGGGGTGCGAGGAGGTTTTAGTATCCGAGATCTTCCGCTGCGGAAGAAGAGCGACCCAACCGGGGCGACATTGGTAGATTGCGTCCTAGCCGGGGGGCAAACGGTGGTCTCGAGTAGTTCTCATTCACGCCCGTGTCACGTCGTCCCAGACGAGGTGCCGTGGGAGAATAGTATATCGGTTGGGACCTCAAGGGTTGCTTGGTTGCCAGTAGCACTACATACGGAGATCCTTGAGCGATTTGCGATGCCAAGCGGTATGGGGATTCGCCAATGTAAAATAATGGATTACTGTCGATCTCATCCATCATATCGCCCTGTAATTCCTGAGGGATAGTCCGTTTTCCTAGTCGAGGTCCAAACCACATAGCTGTGGCTCGCTTGCCTGGTGCTTCATCATCGTGACTCCCGGCAGAAAAGTAACTCGACATCTTCTGCTCCTGCGAAGTAACTATAATTAGCACTTTGTTGGTCACTTGCAACTAAGAAAAAACTTCTACATTTGGATCGGGTATTTCAACTGCTAGGGCACTCCGGATAGCCAAGTATATACACACAACATTgaagaagaaataaaatttaaacatCCTACAAGTGAGTGTTACTATCCTCAACGACGCGTGAAATCGTAACTCTTCTTTCGGTTGAGAGACGTTTGATTTTATAGTGTGCCGTTTGTCCAACGGAATCGGCTCCATATGCAAATCAAGCCGAACCGGTGTCAGCGCATGTGTCTGCATACGTCAATAGCCCCTGCAGCGTATGCTAAACGCGTTTCACAGCTGGCCACACAAACGCAACCGTATCGATTCCGACGAGAACCGTCAATTCGCGGGTGGACCAATCGTAcggaaaaactaaaaaacatccattaatttcaatttaatacTGCACTGTCACTCGGACACGTGCCTGGCAGTAGCTGAAAAGATAAACAGCCGGATTACGGTGGTGAAAATCGCACTGACGACAGGGCGACGCTCGAATCGGAATAGTACCGTCTGCCGTTACTGCTTTGACACGTTTCCTCCGGAAAATCCTTCATACTCAGCGGGGAGCCGCCTGAAGGAACAATCGATTCGATCGACTAATTCGATAACGTCACACACTTAGTCCGAAAAGGTTAGAAGGTGTTGTTTGCTTTTTAAAGAACCCCTTTGGATGGTTTTCGAGATAGTTGGAAATAGTTAGGGATCGATTTGTTGATTCCGAAGAAGTCTGATctgcagaaaatttaaaatccctACACAATGAGTTCTTTACGAAGCATAGCATTgtacgaaaaaaaatcattgtgaAGGTTTTATTCACTATGCTTTGAGGGAAATCTAAATCAAATGGGTTTAATTGTTTCGCCACATGTCAATGTCACGTCAGGTACATTTATTTTGCTGACTTTCGTTGCAATCTTCTGCTGACATTGTGGAATATTTTCACCGAGTGTAAATTTAGTATATTTGGACAAGCTCCCCACAAGTTTCCATCTGAGGTTAGATATATTatgagaatttttttaattgacgcTACACGTCATAAATCCATTTGCAACAATGTCACGGAACAATGTTCTTCCTAGTTTGTTGAACTGCCGTATGTTTACAACATCCGAACGATCACGCAACATGTCCAATGAGGCCGATAACGTCTATCAAGATTTAGCCACGGCAATCAAAAAGCCCAACAGCTCGGAACGCAGCTTGATTTACCTACCCTCAGTTGAACAGCAATGACCACCTGGACCCAGATTGGTCTGCTAGTTGTAGCCCTTTTAGGGGTCACGCATATCACCATCGCCAATTTCGACGTAAAGTTTGAAAAAATCGAGCAAATCAATGGAACGGaatatatggacttccggcgaATCCGGGTACGCAAATTCAACCGGACCGTTTCTGTGCTGGATGGGACCTTCGATTTGCTGATGGATGCTGATGATCGGTTTCTGGTGAGTTTGATGTAAGTTAAGCTAAACTTACCGCTCTCAGTTTAACGTCTTTGTACTGCACAGGTGGCCGTCAAGTTGGCCTACAGTTCTCGGGGCAACAACCAGTTCAACCAGTACCCGATGAAAATCGCCCCGCAGAAAATTTGCGAGTTCTTCAATACGACCTGGAGGGATTACCATCAGTACTTCAAGGATGATACCAATTTTCCGGAGATCGGAGAGTGTCCTATAACGGCGAAGGAGCTGTACGTGAAAAATCATGTGCTTGATTCGAAaatgtttacgaaatatttgcCTCATGGTCTTTGGCGGATGAGTCTGTTGATGCAGACAACCGATACCGGAGCCGTTTTGCTGGTTGTCGAAGTACTGTTTAAGGTGGCGGATAGAggaatttttcaatgaaacgtTCGGTAGTTGTCGAACTTCAACGATTTGAGCATTATTAAAAGGGTGATTTACGAAAAATACGATCAATTATGTGATTTCCGTTTGTGTTAACGGACAGacaaacaattttataatatgCCCCTAAATATTCGAAGCTTGAGAAAGAACAGGAAACAGGACTTAAGCATCAAAATCTCTTGATTTGACCTTCTTAAAAATAGCACTAATAAATCGTTTTATTTAAGTTTGATTGGAATGATGTCTTCGGTTAAGTTGTAGATAGTTGAGCTGTAACtctaatttatttttcagtgcATATCTCAATGCTCTAGAATTtagttgaaaacaaaatcaTAGAGTAAtcgcttcattattcatctcaacaaccaggtgcacctatattcttcttatttctctcatttgtccaatttaccgtcaaatttctacaatttttttaaagtaaatctatttacTTCTCGATTTGGTCAAgttgttgaaagttttacgttgaaaatatggtaaaatttgacggtaaattgatcaaaaaggtaaattgatgagatgaatatagttACTGAGATgtatataggagcggttaccctattaCTCTGTCAAGCCGCTTTGGTGTTATAACATTTTATCAATTTAGTGGTGCTTTCGACGTGAGAATATGTAACACAAGAGGGCATGCGAGTaaaacaaatatccaaaattgcAACCACCGAAAACGTGGTTAAGTTTAAAAGTTCTTATATCTAAACTATTTCTTATCAGATTTACGAGTTTTGAGCATcaattgatcaaaaaaatttcggttGGGTTCTTAAATGATAAACAATCGATTTTTTAGGGACAAATTATTGATGAAATGGTGAACAACATACGcattaaaaaatgaacttttttcagaTTAAATCTAAGACAAATAATTGAGTTTTATAAATTATTCGTTTATAAAATATTCGcctacttgcaaaaaaaatctacacccttgcgagcggcctttcgGCAGTTTACCGGAACAAAAACATGCTTGTAGGTATATTTTTAAGTTTCttctttattttatatatcaacTCCGCCTCAGTTTTCGTGacgaaattgttggagtagatcttacactTCACCTTTGCTCAGAAaatctcgatgggacgcagctggtaGATGTTGGACGGGTTTGCCGACTTGAGtatcacatcgatattcagccgctccatttcctccaacgatcgcttcgagtactGGGTCgacaccagatccggccagGACACCGCGTCTtcacccttatggtatttcttaatTAACGACGCatcttccggcaggcacttcgtactaaaaATTTTCCCGTTTACGGCCAGTCCGAAGCGAGATCcaagcggctttgacatccccttctcactgattgtcagccacagcagcaccttcttggggaacttggcgTGTGAACTTCACCTTGgcgctcacttccttcgtgggggaagtaaaatacgaagtgcctcgCCAGTTGTTGCCGTCTGGGGTGGGATATGTTCGGCAGAACTGTATGCCACCGCGGGCAAGagtgccacatatacagatttatctgtattttacagatttttgagtCGAGTAACGTTACagatatacaaatttttatcaaaaattacagattcacagatttttcaaaattgaaaataatttttataaacactTCAAACTTTATTCCATCAAATATTTGACAAATCGAACGTATTTTCGATTTC
It includes:
- the LOC129732668 gene encoding PBAN-type neuropeptides-like isoform X2 — its product is MFKFYFFFNVVCIYLAIRSALAVEIPDPNKMSSYFSAGSHDDEAPGKRATAMWFGPRLGKRTIPQELQGDMMDEIDSNPLFYIGESPYRLASQIAQGSPYVVLLATKQPLRSQPIYYSPTAPRLGRRDTGVNENYSRPPFAPRLGRNLPMSPRLGRSSSAAEDLGY
- the LOC129732668 gene encoding PBAN-type neuropeptides-like isoform X1 — translated: MFKFYFFFNVVCIYLAIRSALAVEIPDPNEQKMSSYFSAGSHDDEAPGKRATAMWFGPRLGKRTIPQELQGDMMDEIDSNPLFYIGESPYRLASQIAQGSPYVVLLATKQPLRSQPIYYSPTAPRLGRRDTGVNENYSRPPFAPRLGRNLPMSPRLGRSSSAAEDLGY
- the LOC129718542 gene encoding uncharacterized protein LOC129718542, whose amino-acid sequence is MTTWTQIGLLVVALLGVTHITIANFDVKFEKIEQINGTEYMDFRRIRVRKFNRTVSVLDGTFDLLMDADDRFLVAVKLAYSSRGNNQFNQYPMKIAPQKICEFFNTTWRDYHQYFKDDTNFPEIGECPITAKELYVKNHVLDSKMFTKYLPHGLWRMSLLMQTTDTGAVLLVVEVLFKVADRGIFQ